Genomic DNA from Acidobacteriota bacterium:
GCGAAGGTCATCGGAATGGAGGATCGGCTCGGGCGCGTGCGGCTCGGGTACATCGCCGACCTGCTCGTGGTCAACGGCAACCCGCTCGAGAACCTGCGCCTCCTGAACCCGGCCGGCACCGACCTGATGTCGTACAACGGCCGCATCGTCAACAACTACTCGGGGTTCGTGAAGCCGGGGGATCCCAACGCCATGACGACCGCGCGCGCTGCGCGCACGCGGCGCTCGACCACATCCCAGTAGCCCGATGACCATCGGCGGCGTCTACTCCGTCGTCCCGACGCCTTTCGACGAGGCAGGGGAGATCGACCACGCGAGCCTGAAGCGCGTCGTCGATCTCTTCCTGTCCGCCGGCGTGGACGGCGTGACCGCGCTCGGTGTCACCAGCGAGGTGGCGCGTCTCAACGAGGTCGAACGCGATCGCGTGCTGGAGGCGATCCTGGCGCAGGTCAACGGCCGGGTGCCGGTCGTCGCCGGAACCACGGCGGAGGGGCTGCGGCTCTGCATCGAGTACACGCGGCGCGCGAAGAGCGCGGGCGCGACGGCGGTGATGATCTCGCCGCCGCGCATGCTGAAGATCAACTCCGACGCCGTCACGCGGCACTTTGCCGAGGTGGCGGCGGCGGTGGACGTTCCGATCGTCGTACAGGACTACCCGCCGATTTCCGGGTACGCCATGGAGCCGGCGCTGCTGGCGCGCATCGCGCGCGAGGTCGCGGCCGCCAGGACGATCAAGCTCGAAGACCCGCCGACGCCGTTCAAGACGGCGCGGATCCTCGAGGCGTCGGCCGGCGTCGACGTCCGGATTCTAGGCGGGCTTGGTGGCGTGTTCCTGATCGAGGAGCTGCTGGCGGGCGCGGCGGGCGCGATGACCGGCTTCAGTTACCCGGAGATCCTCGTGAAGGTCGTCGCGCTGTTCCGGTCGGGCCGCGTCGACGAGGCTGCCGACGCGTTCTATCGCGCCGTGCCGCTCATGCGCTTCGAGTTCCAGGAGGGCATCGGCATGGCCATTCGCAAGGAAGTGCTGCGGAGGCGCGGCGCCATCCGCCACGCGGGGATCCGCGCGCCCGGCGGGACGCTCGATCGCGGAACGCGCGAGGCGCTCGATCGCGTGCTGGCCTGGGTGAAGTTGCCCGCATGATTCCCGGGCTGAGCGGAAAAGTGGCGATGGTGGGGGGCGGCAGCCGCGGCCTTGGATACGCCGTGGCGCACGCGCTGGCGCGCGAGGGGGCGCACGTGTCGCTCGCCGCACGCAACGCCGACGCGCTTGCCGGCGCGGCTTCCCGCCTCGTGCAGGAAACCGGCGCGGAGGTGGTCGCCGTGCCCGCCGACCTCAGCGCGGCTGACGGCATCGAGCGGTGGTACAACGCGACCACCGAGCGCTTCGGCGGCGTGGACCTGCTGCTGTCCAACACGGGCGGCCCGCCGGCCGGTCCCGCGCTTGCGTTCGACGACGCGGCGTGGAACGCGGCGTTCGCGCAGCTCGTTCTGAGCGTCATCCGGCTCGTGCGCCTGGTGGTGCCGGCGATGGAGCAACGCGGCGGCGGCAGCATCCTGATGGCGACTTCGTCGGCGGTGAAGGAGCCGATCGCGAATCTGGCGCTGTCGAACGTGCTGCGCGCGCCGGTGAGCGCGCTGGCCAAGACGCTGGCGCTCGAACTGGCGCCGATGAACATTCGCGTGAACCAGATCATTCCGGGACGGATCGACACCGATCGGGTGAGGCAGCTCGACGAGGTGAACGGCCGCCGGAACGGGCTCACGGCCGACGAGCAGCGAAGCCGGTCGATGGGGACCATCCCCATGGGACGTTACGGGACGCCGGAGGAATTCGGGATGGTCGCGGCCTTCCTGCTGTCGGACGCCTCGTCGTACATGACGGGCGCGTCGGTGCTGGTGGACGGAGGGCTGACCCGGAGTGTCATGTGAGCCTCGCGAGCCGCCGGCCGGCCGCATCTTCAACATTCAACGTTTCGCCATTCACGACGGACCCGGGATCCGGACGACGGTCTTTCTGAAGGGATGCCCGGCACGGTGTGTGTGGTGTCACAACCCCGAGAGCCTGTCGCCGTGGCCGGAGTTGCTGTACCTGCGCGAGCGTTGTCTCTCGTGCGGCACCTGCATCCGCACGTGCCCGAACGGAGCCGACGCGCGGCTCTGCACCGCGTGCGGTGCCTGCGCTCAGGCCTGTCCGACGGGCGCGCGCCAGTTGGCCGGCCGTCGCATGGCGGTCGCCGAGGTCCTGCGCGAGGTGCAGCTCGATCGCGTGTTCTTCGAGGATTCCGGCGGCGGCCTGACCGTGTCCGGTGGCGAGCCGCTCTCGCAGGCCCGCTTCGTTCACGCACTGTTGCGGGGCGCCCGGGAGGCGGGAATGTCCACGGCGGTTGACACGTGCGGCGCCGGATCGCGCCAGGCGCTGCTCGCCATCGCGCCGCTGGTGGACGTGTTTCTCTACGACCTGAAGATCGCCGACGACCGGCGGCACGCCGAGTACACGGGCCTGCCGCTCAAGCCGATTCTCGCCAACCTGGAGGCGCTCGGGGGCGAGCATCGGAATATCTGGTTGAGGATTCCGATCGTGCCGGGGTTCACCGATGACGAGCGCTGCCTCGAGACGGCGGCCGGCATCGCCGCCGCCAACCCTGGCGTGCGCCGCGTGCACCTGCTGCCGTATCACCGGACCGGCAGCGCCAAGTTCGAGCGTCTCGGGCGACCGTATGCCCTCGCGTCGGTGACGCCGCCGGATCCCTCGCGCATGCGCGACCTGGCGACGATCTTCGAGCGGAAGGGCCTCGATACGATCATCGGAGGATGAGATGACGTCCCGTACTGAAACGTTGCGTTGCCGAAGCCTGGAGGCGAAGCCAACGATTTCCTCCGAGCGCGCCGTCCTGATGACCGGGTTCTCTCGCGGGCACGAAGGGCGGTATTCGCCGCCCGTCATGCGCGGCCTGGCCCTGCGCCACCTCGTCGAGCACCAGACGATTTTCATCGGCGAGGGGGAACTCATCGTCGGCGAGCGCGGACCGGCGCCCAAGGTGGTGCCCACGTTCCCCGAGCTGACGTGTCACAGTCTCGAGGATCTGCGGATCCTCAACTCGCGGCCGAAGACCTGGTACGTGGTGCCGGACGAGGTGCTCGCCGACTACGAGCGGATTGTGATCCCCTACTGGCACGGGCG
This window encodes:
- a CDS encoding dihydrodipicolinate synthase family protein, with amino-acid sequence MTIGGVYSVVPTPFDEAGEIDHASLKRVVDLFLSAGVDGVTALGVTSEVARLNEVERDRVLEAILAQVNGRVPVVAGTTAEGLRLCIEYTRRAKSAGATAVMISPPRMLKINSDAVTRHFAEVAAAVDVPIVVQDYPPISGYAMEPALLARIAREVAAARTIKLEDPPTPFKTARILEASAGVDVRILGGLGGVFLIEELLAGAAGAMTGFSYPEILVKVVALFRSGRVDEAADAFYRAVPLMRFEFQEGIGMAIRKEVLRRRGAIRHAGIRAPGGTLDRGTREALDRVLAWVKLPA
- a CDS encoding SDR family oxidoreductase, translated to MIPGLSGKVAMVGGGSRGLGYAVAHALAREGAHVSLAARNADALAGAASRLVQETGAEVVAVPADLSAADGIERWYNATTERFGGVDLLLSNTGGPPAGPALAFDDAAWNAAFAQLVLSVIRLVRLVVPAMEQRGGGSILMATSSAVKEPIANLALSNVLRAPVSALAKTLALELAPMNIRVNQIIPGRIDTDRVRQLDEVNGRRNGLTADEQRSRSMGTIPMGRYGTPEEFGMVAAFLLSDASSYMTGASVLVDGGLTRSVM
- a CDS encoding glycyl-radical enzyme activating protein, which encodes MSCEPREPPAGRIFNIQRFAIHDGPGIRTTVFLKGCPARCVWCHNPESLSPWPELLYLRERCLSCGTCIRTCPNGADARLCTACGACAQACPTGARQLAGRRMAVAEVLREVQLDRVFFEDSGGGLTVSGGEPLSQARFVHALLRGAREAGMSTAVDTCGAGSRQALLAIAPLVDVFLYDLKIADDRRHAEYTGLPLKPILANLEALGGEHRNIWLRIPIVPGFTDDERCLETAAGIAAANPGVRRVHLLPYHRTGSAKFERLGRPYALASVTPPDPSRMRDLATIFERKGLDTIIGG